From one Mesoplodon densirostris isolate mMesDen1 chromosome 19, mMesDen1 primary haplotype, whole genome shotgun sequence genomic stretch:
- the LOC132480804 gene encoding zinc finger protein 350-like isoform X4, producing the protein MFLNNLAEVGEIGDHMQWSLEIQNKRKNMERGREQSSSGNVFHLRRNLVTLRQSHDKFDVLNSNLDLVNQNKSCVAKNPDKFNKYEKLFLRTKHEKRYTGVKCNKYGNTICTNSKFSIHQTEKRKKHECIECGKTFFKKSQLTVHQRTHTGEKPYKCLKCGKAFCRKAELNIHMQVERGIKPHACSECGKTFSRKSQLLVHQKTHTGEKPYTCSECGRGFIQKGNFLIHQRIHTGEKPYGCKECGKAFSHKPCLVAHQVFHTGNPPYVCTECGRAYFQKSSLIRHQRGHTEEKRYKCNVCGKGYSTKSILSRHQRVHTGEKPHGCSNCGKAFCHKSSLTKHKKTHMKEKYVDSVKMENDFLGNHRSLCTTEPVQEKNSVETMTVQGPSVAVQTSLNISGFLAQGNVVLVGQPVARCVPSGNNREFVQERNLMNAVNVIVPSVTNYVLLYVTGNV; encoded by the exons ATGTTCCTCAACAACTTAGCTG aaGTTGGAGAAATTGGTGATCATATGCAGTGGTCTTTGGAAATCCAAAACAAGCGTAAAAATATGGAAAGAGGCCGTGAACAGAGTTCATCGGGAAATGTGTTTCATCTGCGTAGAAATCTTGTTACTTTAAGGCAAAGCCATGATAAGTTTGATGTACTGAACTCTAATTTAGATTTAGTTAACCAGAATAAAAGCTGTGTAGCGAAGAATCCTGACAAGTTTAATAAATATGAGAAATTGTTTCTTCGTACTAAGCATGAAAAACGTTACACTGGAGTTAAAtgcaataaatatggaaacaccaTCTGCACCAATTCGAAATTCAGTATACATCAAACTGAAAAACGAAAGAAACATGAGTGTATTGAATGTGGTAAAACCTTCTTCAAAAAGTCTCAACTCACTGTACATCAGAGAactcatacaggagagaaaccatataaatGCCTTAAATGTGGTAAAGCCTTCTGTAGGAAAGCAGAGCTCAATATACATATGCAAGTGGAAAGAGGAATAAAACCCCATGCATGTAGTGAGTGTGGGAAAACCTTCTCCAGGAAATCTCAGCTCCTTGTACATCAGAAAACTCATACGGGAGAGAAACCCTATACATGCAGTGAATGTGGAAGAGGCTTCATCCAGAAGGGTAATTTTCTTATACATCAGcgaattcatactggagaaaaGCCCTATGGATGCAAGGAATGTGGTAAAGCCTTCAGTCATAAGCCATGTCTCGTTGCACATCAGGTATTTCACACTGGAAATCCTCCCTATGTATGCACTGAATGTGGAAGAGCTTACTTTCAAAAGTCGAGTCTCATTAGACATCAAAGAGGTCATACAGAAGAGAAACGCTATAAATGCAACGTATGTGGGAAAGGCTACTCCACGAAGTCAATACTCAGTAGACATCAGAGAgttcatacaggagagaaaccccaTGGATGCAGCAATTGTGGGAAAGCCTTCTGCCACAAGTCCTCCCTCACTAAACATAAGAAAACTCatatgaaagagaaatatgtGGATTCAGTCAAGATGGAGAATGATTTTCTTGGGAACCACAGGTCATTATGCACCACAGAACCCGTACAGGAGAAAAACTCTGTTGAAACAATGACAGTGCAAGGGCCTTCTGTGGCCGTGCAGACATCATTAAATATCAGTGGGTTCCTAGCCCAAGGGAATGTAGTCCTTGTGGGACAGCCTGTTGCCAGATGTGTACCCTCAGGAAATAACAGAGAATTTGTACAGGAGAGAAACCTCATGAATGCAGTAAATGTGATAGTGCCTTCAGTTACCAATTATGTCTTACTTTATGTCACAGGAAACGTGTAG
- the LOC132480804 gene encoding zinc finger protein 350-like isoform X3, whose protein sequence is MLENYSNLLSVGYQSPKPIQIFKLKQRDKPWLEKENIHGQNFPEVGEIGDHMQWSLEIQNKRKNMERGREQSSSGNVFHLRRNLVTLRQSHDKFDVLNSNLDLVNQNKSCVAKNPDKFNKYEKLFLRTKHEKRYTGVKCNKYGNTICTNSKFSIHQTEKRKKHECIECGKTFFKKSQLTVHQRTHTGEKPYKCLKCGKAFCRKAELNIHMQVERGIKPHACSECGKTFSRKSQLLVHQKTHTGEKPYTCSECGRGFIQKGNFLIHQRIHTGEKPYGCKECGKAFSHKPCLVAHQVFHTGNPPYVCTECGRAYFQKSSLIRHQRGHTEEKRYKCNVCGKGYSTKSILSRHQRVHTGEKPHGCSNCGKAFCHKSSLTKHKKTHMKEKYVDSVKMENDFLGNHRSLCTTEPVQEKNSVETMTVQGPSVAVQTSLNISGFLAQGNVVLVGQPVARCVPSGNNREFVQERNLMNAVNVIVPSVTNYVLLYVTGNV, encoded by the coding sequence aaGTTGGAGAAATTGGTGATCATATGCAGTGGTCTTTGGAAATCCAAAACAAGCGTAAAAATATGGAAAGAGGCCGTGAACAGAGTTCATCGGGAAATGTGTTTCATCTGCGTAGAAATCTTGTTACTTTAAGGCAAAGCCATGATAAGTTTGATGTACTGAACTCTAATTTAGATTTAGTTAACCAGAATAAAAGCTGTGTAGCGAAGAATCCTGACAAGTTTAATAAATATGAGAAATTGTTTCTTCGTACTAAGCATGAAAAACGTTACACTGGAGTTAAAtgcaataaatatggaaacaccaTCTGCACCAATTCGAAATTCAGTATACATCAAACTGAAAAACGAAAGAAACATGAGTGTATTGAATGTGGTAAAACCTTCTTCAAAAAGTCTCAACTCACTGTACATCAGAGAactcatacaggagagaaaccatataaatGCCTTAAATGTGGTAAAGCCTTCTGTAGGAAAGCAGAGCTCAATATACATATGCAAGTGGAAAGAGGAATAAAACCCCATGCATGTAGTGAGTGTGGGAAAACCTTCTCCAGGAAATCTCAGCTCCTTGTACATCAGAAAACTCATACGGGAGAGAAACCCTATACATGCAGTGAATGTGGAAGAGGCTTCATCCAGAAGGGTAATTTTCTTATACATCAGcgaattcatactggagaaaaGCCCTATGGATGCAAGGAATGTGGTAAAGCCTTCAGTCATAAGCCATGTCTCGTTGCACATCAGGTATTTCACACTGGAAATCCTCCCTATGTATGCACTGAATGTGGAAGAGCTTACTTTCAAAAGTCGAGTCTCATTAGACATCAAAGAGGTCATACAGAAGAGAAACGCTATAAATGCAACGTATGTGGGAAAGGCTACTCCACGAAGTCAATACTCAGTAGACATCAGAGAgttcatacaggagagaaaccccaTGGATGCAGCAATTGTGGGAAAGCCTTCTGCCACAAGTCCTCCCTCACTAAACATAAGAAAACTCatatgaaagagaaatatgtGGATTCAGTCAAGATGGAGAATGATTTTCTTGGGAACCACAGGTCATTATGCACCACAGAACCCGTACAGGAGAAAAACTCTGTTGAAACAATGACAGTGCAAGGGCCTTCTGTGGCCGTGCAGACATCATTAAATATCAGTGGGTTCCTAGCCCAAGGGAATGTAGTCCTTGTGGGACAGCCTGTTGCCAGATGTGTACCCTCAGGAAATAACAGAGAATTTGTACAGGAGAGAAACCTCATGAATGCAGTAAATGTGATAGTGCCTTCAGTTACCAATTATGTCTTACTTTATGTCACAGGAAACGTGTAG